The Fusarium falciforme chromosome 7, complete sequence genome window below encodes:
- a CDS encoding Zn(2)-C6 fungal-type domain-containing protein, with the protein MPPVGSRRACDRCHSLKERCHWRQDQGACARCQRLGFECLVDRPARKPGRPRRYAAAVTRTPPTDNAMSPGKGLGLVYSALGPMVPRCLPLFNDLTCSDQRLIQDSLFGDAALNVFLIGPTFKEHHRGLLISHFVVSRHMLKEAFLALALAFERDSALAQRNTEVQYKHASSAIRKLREYKVRSSHGVSECLALGALIISFTHYRSSSPDSAPICRQTLSLVKDMYESDEDLEPDDLVFVPCLILPEIIDCLMQGSVPTLRFRCRPGAEDYVDRYTGLFCPMLPSLYDICELNNALSHADHQDLHDILEAIDRIELTVTAWQPHIPEGFATRFTTNEVSHMLCQAQVVRLGALLLIHRLRYPFGTNNGPALALATAILTQLDLTRAATNHSILSITLPLLAACFEIKEEADRNMWLLRIPSLVGYSVDFSRHLQNHMTRFWELLDDVEVVSWYNIREMVQLYN; encoded by the coding sequence ATGCCTCCCGTCGGATCTCGCCGCGCTTGTGACCGCTGTCATTCGCTCAAGGAGCGATGTCACTGGCGGCAGGACCAGGGCGCATGTGCTCGTTGCCAGCGTCTTGGCTTTGAGTGTCTGGTTGATCGTCCTGCCCGCAAACCTGGCCGCCCACGTCGTTATGCCGCAGCAGTAACCAGGACACCGCCTACAGACAATGCAATGAGCCCGGGGAAAGGTCTTGGACTTGTCTATTCCGCCTTGGGCCCCATGGTCCCTCGGTGTCTGCCACTGTTCAACGACCTCACATGCTCGGACCAGCGCCTCATTCAGGACAGTCTGTTTGGCGATGCCGCATTGAATGTCTTCCTAATAGGCCCTACTTTTAAAGAGCATCACCGTGGACTTCTTATTTCTCACTTTGTCGTCTCGCGACACATGCTGAAGGAGGCCTTCCTTGCCTTGGCTCTCGCCTTCGAACGCGACTCGGCACTGGCTCAACGCAACACCGAAGTACAATACAAACACGCATCCTCGGCCATAAGAAAACTACGTGAATACAAAGTTCGCAGCAGCCATGGCGTCTCTGAGTGTCTAGCACTGGGCGCCCTTATCATATCCTTTACACACTACCGCTCGTCATCACCGGACTCGGCACCAATCTGCAGGCAGACCCTCAGCTTGGTCAAGGACATGTACGAGTCAGACGAAGACCTGGAACCGGATGATCTCGTCTTTGTTCCATGCCTCATATTGCCCGAGATAATCGACTGTCTGATGCAAGGGTCGGTGCCCACGTTGAGGTTCCGCTGCAGGCCCGGAGCCGAAGACTACGTCGACCGATATACCGGTCTCTTCTGTCCGATGCTTCCGAGCTTGTACGACATTTGTGAGCTCAACAATGCTCTGTCACATGCAGACCATCAAGATTTGCATGACATATTGGAAGCTATTGATCGCATCGAGCTGACGGTGACGGCCTGGCAACCACACATCCCAGAAGGCTTTGCCACCCGCTTCACGACAAATGAGGTCTCTCACATGCTCTGTCAGGCCCAGGTGGTCAGACTAGGAGCCCTTCTTCTCATTCATCGCCTACGATATCCTTTTGGCACAAACAACGGCCCAGCACTAGCCCTAGCGACCGCCATTCTCACGCAACTTGACTTGACGCGAGCCGCAACCAACCACAGCATATTATCCATCACATTACCATTACTGGCGGCATGTttcgagatcaaggaggaggcagacAGGAATATGTGGCTCTTGAGGATACCGAGCCTGGTGGGCTATTCTGTCGACTTTTCACGGCATCTGCAGAACCATATGACAAGGTTCTGGGAGCTACTCGATGATGTGGAGGTTGTATCTTggtataatattagggaGATGGTTCAGCTTTATAATTGA
- a CDS encoding HTH OST-type domain-containing protein yields the protein MATDETAKLAVLIDADNVTPRVASQVLAEIAKYGIAFCKRAYGDWTGPGLKSWKEHLLDNSIQPIQQFSYTKGKNSTDSAMIIDAMDLLYSNKFDGFCLVSSDSDFTRLASRIRESGLVVYGCGESKTPISLVRACDKFIYIENITPTTTTEAPKEAMRADVDEQVKMILRQAAEAISDDEGWAGLAHVGNLVTKRHPSFDHRTYGFAKLGELIDATDMFEIDRRIPGEGKPSVIYLREKKSA from the coding sequence ATGGCTACCGACGAAACGGCAAAGCTTGCTGTCCTCATAGACGCAGACAACGTGACGCCCAGAGTGGCTAGCCAGGTGCTCGCAGAGATCGCCAAGTATGGCATTGCCTTTTGCAAGAGAGCCTATGGCGATTGGACCGGCCCAGGCCTCAAAAGCTGGAAGGAACATCTGCTTGACAACTCAATCCAGCCGATACAGCAGTTTTCCTacaccaagggcaagaatTCAACCGACTCAGCCATGATCATCGACGCCATGGATCTGTTGTATTCCAACAAGTTTGATGGTTTCTGCCTTGTCTCGAGCGACAGCGACTTTACTCGGCTGGCCTCCCGAATCCGCGAGTCTGGCCTGGTCGTGTACGGCTGTGGCGAAAGCAAGACTCCCATCTCACTTGTCAGGGCTTGCGACAAGTTCATCTACATCGAGAACATcacaccaacaacaacgacagAGGCACCGAAAGAAGCAATGCGAGCCGATGTCGACGAACAAGTCAAGATGATACTACGACAGGCCGCAGAGGCGATATCGGATGACGAAGGATGGGCCGGACTCGCCCATGTCGGCAACCTTGTCACAAAGCGGCACCCCAGCTTTGACCATCGCACATATGGGTTTGCTAAACTCGGTGAACTCATCGATGCCACAGACATGTTTGAGATTGATCGCCGTATCCCCGGAGAGGGAAAGCCGTCGGTTATCTACCTGCGAGAAAAGAAGAGTGCTTAG
- a CDS encoding Amidase has product MTINPPQLPSAPWEARAAEKRARCADAIPKPWRLPSSVRDTLKTPLETSKNDLISLDIPRRSGILTDLELDITEHYDVSDLLAKLADGSFTAVQVVTAFSKRAAIAQQLTNCLTETFFDQAESRAQQLDKLRQDGKLAGPLHGLPVSLKDTFHVAGTQATIGLVAYLDEFSKTNSPLVEILLSLGAVPFVKTNVPQTMMTADSHNNVFGRTLNPRNTALGAGGSSGGEGALIAFRGAPIGVGTDIAGSIRIPSLCCGTYGFKPTAGRIPYGGQRGCSNPGLKFILACAGPLANDMQSLNIFTKAVINSRPADLDSTAIDVPWRNIAAFEGKKLRLGVLPEDPTYPLHPPVRNAISQAVAKLRAEGHILVDLDTQECLIDGINDVAWGIFALDKTASRIVTDAGEPDIPSRQRIADELKRLKSDYLPDLTGLSDLDKLATLNIKKAAAVEGWRRIWQSHRLDAVIGPSAQNTAVQHDLYGVPPYTCFLNVLNYPACVIPFGSAKPVPGEDFTLRPDQAGPPYDAELTEGAPCSVQVFTSSMRDEECIAVSSIIDNILNC; this is encoded by the exons ATGACTATCAACCCTCCACAGCTTCCATCTGCACCCTGGGAGGCTCGAGCCGCAGAGAAGCGTGCCCGCTGTGCCGATGCCATCCCAAAGCCTTGGCGCCTCCCCTCTAGCGTCCGAGATACTCTAAAGACACCGCTAGAGACGAGCAAAAATGACCTCATCTCGCTCGATATCCCCCGTCGCTCAGGTATCCTTACCGATTTGGAGCTTGATATCACCGAACACTACGATGTCAGCGACTTGCTAGCGAAGCTGGCTGATGGGTCCTTTACGGCTGTGCAGGTAGTCACTGCGTTTTCCAAGAGAGCAGCCATTGCTCAGCAATTG ACCAATTGCCTCACCGAAACGTTTTTCGATCAAGCTGAATCACGCGCTCAGCAGCTAGACAAGCTGCGACAAGACGGCAAGCTTGCCGGCCCTCTTCACGGTCTGCCCGTCAGTCTCAAAGACACCTTCCATGTCGCTGGCACCCAAGCCACTATTGGTCTGGTTGCCTATCTCGATGAGTTTTCCAAGACCAATTCTCCTCTTGTTGAGATTCTGCTCTCCCTGGGGGCAGTCCCGTTCGTCAAGACCAATGTCCCACAGACCATGATG ACAGCGGATTCGCATAATAATGTGTTTGGCCGTACTTTGAATCCGAGAAACACAGCTCTTGGAGCAGGCGGCTCATCTGGTGGCGAGGGCGCGTTGATTGCATTTCGAGGGGCGCCCATCGGAGTTGGGACAGACATTGCAG GCTCCATCAGAATACCCTCCCTCTGCTGCGGAACTTACGGCTTCAAACCAACAGCGGGACGTATCCCATATGGTGGTCAAAGGGGCTGCAGCAATCCCGGTCTCAAGTTCATCCTCGCCTGCGCTGGTCCCTTGGCCAACGACATGCAGAGTCTCAATATCTTCACCAAGGCTGTAATTAACTCTCGACCAGCAGATCTTGACTCGACGGCAATCGATGTTCCCTGGAGAAACATTGCTGCTTTTGAGGGAAAGAAGCTAAGGCTGGGTGTTCTCCCCGAGGATCCAACCTATCCTCTACACCCACCTGTCAGGAATGCCATCTCGCAAGCTGTTGCCAAGTTACGAGCTGAAGGGCATATCCTCGTCGACTTGGATACTCAAGAGTGCCTCATTGACGGCATCAACGATGTCGCCTGGGGCATATTTGCACTTGACAAAACAGCCAGCCGTATCGTCACCGATGCAGGGGAGCCGGACATCCCATCGAGACAGCGAATCGCTGACGAATTGAAGAGATTGAAGTCGGATTACCTACCAGATCTGACTGGGCTTAGCGACTTGGACAAGCTCGCGACACTCAATATTAAGAAGGCTGCGGCCGTTGAAGGCTGGCGGAGAATCTGGCAAAGCCACCGTCTCGACGCTGTTATTGGACCGTCTGCCCAGAATACGGCGGTGCAGCATGACCTATACGGGGTTCCGCCATATACCTGTTTCCTCAACGTGTTGAAC TATCCAGCATGCGTGATTCCGTTTGGTAGCGCAAAGCCGGTCCCTGGCGAAGACTTTACACTGAGACCTGATCAAGCTGGCCCTCCTT ATGATGCTGAACTGACTGAGGGAGCGCCTTGCTCCGTTCAAGTCTTCACAAGTTCAATGCGGGACGAAGAATGTATTGCCGTATCGTCCATCATCGACAACATCCTGAATTGCTAA
- a CDS encoding Aldedh domain-containing protein yields MKGQEQEKSPPKRDTLDKWHAQFITSKTSVKMSESSLQLDLTAPNGRQISLHRGLFIDNRFVSSTGGESLSPIDPTTEAEICQVDAANADDIDCAVKAAQRALNNPSWRDISGTERGAMMTRLADLMEQNQEVLATLESWNAGKPYTSVLNLELPAAIGCIRYYAGWADKIHGQTIPTHSKKFAYTVKQPLGVCGQIIPWNYPVLMAAWKLGPALATGNTIVLKPAEQTPLSMLYVADLVVRARFPPGVINIVNGYGRAAGHALVLHPNVAKIAFTGSTITGRLIQQAAGATLKKVTLETGGKSPLLVFNDADIEQAAKWAHCGIMSNQGQICTANSRLLVQSGVYKQFIKRFVELVEAHKLGNPFDEDTFQGPQITKAHLEKILSYTKGAVEEGATLETGGGTWGERGFFMQPTVFSNVSSSMKIYREEIFGPVVAISSFDEEEEAINMANDSEFGLAASIFTRDMQRSHRVSTRLDAGMVWVNSSTDSDFRVPFGGMKQSGVGRELGEAGLEGYMQVKSVHVNVGLEL; encoded by the exons ATGAAAGGTCAGGAACAGGAGAAAAGCCCACCCAAACGAGATACGCTAGATAAATGGCATGCACAGTTCATAACATCG AAGACATCTGTTAAAATGTCCGAATCAAGTCTGCAACTGGATCTCACAGCGCCCAATGGTCGCCAGATATCGCTTCATCGAGGACTGTTTATTGATAACAGGTTTGTCTCGTCGACGGGAGGCGAGAGCTTGAGCCCTATCGATCCTAC CACTGAAGCAGAAATCTGTCAAGTCGATGCGGCAAATGCGGACGATATCGATTGCGCTGTCAAAGCAGCCCAGCGAGCTCTTAATAACCCGTCATGGCGCGACATCTCGGGCACCGAAAGAGGGGCGATGATGACCAGGCTCGCAGATTTGATGGAACAGAACCAAGAGGTTTTAGCAACCCTGGAATCTTGGAACGCCGGCAAACCGTACACTTCggtcctcaacctcgagcttCCCGCTGCCATTGGTTGCATCCGCTACTATGCCGGCTGGGCAGACAAGATTCACGGTCAAACGATTCCGACGCATTCCAAGAAGTTTGCATATACGGTCAAGCAACCTCTTGGAGTCTGTGGTCAAATAATTCCCTGGAACTATCCTGTGTTGATGGCGGCGTGGAAGCTGGGTCCGGCTCTTGCGACGGGAAACACGATTGTGTTGAAACCCGCTGAGCAGACGCCTCTTTCTATGCTATATGTGGCAGACCTGGTTGTTCGTGCAAGGTTTCCGCCTGGTGTTATCAATATTGTCAACGGATATGGAAGGGCTGCTGGCCATGCGCTCGTGTTGCATCCTAATGTTGCTAAGATCGCGTTCACTGGGTCGACCATCACAGGTCGACTCATCCAGCAGGCAGCAGGAGCCACATTGAAAAAGGTCACCCTTGAAACAGGGGGCAAGTCACCTCTTCTCGTGTTCAACGACGCCGACATTGAGCAAGCAGCGAAGTGGGCGCACTGCGGAATCATGAGCAACCAAGGACAGATCTGCACAGCTAATTCTAGACTGTTGGTTCAGTCAGGAGTGTACAAGCAGTTTATCAAGAGATTTGTTGAGCTTGTAGAGGCTCATAAGCTGGGAAATCCCTTTGACGAAGACACTTTCCAGGGACCTCAGATCACCAAGGCACACCTGGAAAAGATCCTGTCCTACACCAAAGGCGCAGTCGAGGAGGGGGCGACATTGGAGACTGGAGGAGGAACTTGGGGAGAGAGGGGGTTTTTCATGCAGCCCACCGTCTTTTCCAATGTCTCCTCAAGCATGAAGATCTATCGCGAGGAGATTTTCGGGCCCGTAGTGGCCATTTCGTCgtttgacgaggaagaagaagccatcaacatggccaaTGACAGCGAGTTTGGCCTGGCGGCGTCTATCTTTACGCGAGACATGCAGCGGTCGCATAGGgtctcgactcgactcgatgCCGGTATGGTGTGGGTGAATTCGTCGACGGACTCGGACTTTCGGGTTCCGTTTGGGGGAATGAAGCAGAGCGGAGTTGGGAGAGAGCTTGGCGAAGCTGGCTTAGAGGGGTACATGCAGGTCAAGTCGGTTCATGTCAATGTGGGATTAGAATTGTGA